A region from the Melospiza georgiana isolate bMelGeo1 chromosome 10, bMelGeo1.pri, whole genome shotgun sequence genome encodes:
- the CPB1 gene encoding carboxypeptidase B, whose translation MQIKQGQKSKLSIDQWVVLCITDKKKDKTSYKSSTKRTEGLFEKMWALLVLIGAASVSAHLQDLSFDGQKVFRVIPQNDEQVEFLNFLARIMEVDFWQPDSVTLVRPKMQVDFRVEAEKTFKVEDLLKESGMEYQVLIDNVQAALDAQFDSQARTSSHSYVKYNDWDTIAVWTADIAAQNPDLVSRSVIGNTYEGRPMYLLKLGKSGANKKAIFMDCGFHAREWISPAFCQWFVKEAVETYGKDSVMTTLLDNLDFYILPVVNIDGYVYTWTNDRMWRKTRSKNSGTSCIGTDPNRNFDAGWCTLGASDYACSSTYCGSAPESEKETKALADFIREHLSTIKAYLTIHSYSQLLLFPYSYTYKLPSNYQELNSIAKAASKELASLYNTDYTYGPGATTIYPAAGGSDDWAYDQGIKYSFTFELRDTGRYGFLLPESQIKPTCEETFLAVKYIANYVLEHLY comes from the exons ATGCAAATAAAGCAAGGCCAAAAAAGTAAACTATCCATTGATCAGTGGGTTGTTCTGTGTATAACTGATAAAAAGAAGGACAAAACAAGTtataaaagcagcacaaaaagaaCAGAAGGCTTGTTTGAGAAAATGTGGGCACTCTTGGTTCTCATAGGTGCTGCATCTGTTTCTGCTCACCTGCAGGATCTTTCCTTTGATGG GCAGAAGGTGTTCCGTGTGATCCCACAGAATGATGAGCAGGTGGAATTCCTCAATTTCCTTGCCAGAATCATGGAG GTTGACTTTTGGCAGCCAGACTCTGTCACACTGGTAAGGCCAAAAATGCAAGTTGATTTCCGAGTTGAGGCTGAGAAGACTTTTAAGGTTGAAGATCTTCTGAAAGAAAGTGGAATGGAATATCA GGTTCTGATTGACAACGTGCAGGCTGCACTGGATGCCCAGTTTGACAGCCAAGCTCGTACTTCCAGCCACAGCTATGTGAAGTACAACGACTGGGACACG ATAGCTGTTTGGACTGCTGATATTGCTGCTCAGAACCCAGACCTTGTCTCTCGTAGTGTAATAGGGAACACATATGAAGGCCGGCCAATGTACCTTCTCAAA ctgGGAAAAAGCGGTGCAAATAAGAAGGCCATCTTTATGGACTGTGGTTTCCATGCAAGAGAGTGGATCAGCCCTGCTTTCTGCCAGTGGTTTGTGAAAGAG GCTGTGGAGACCTACGGAAAAGACTCTGTCATGACCACACTCCTGGACAATCTGGACTTCTACATTCTCCCTGTTGTTAACATCGATGGTTACGTTTACACTTGGACAAAT GACCGCATGTGGAGAAAGACGCGCTCTAAAAATTCCGGGACCTCTTGCATTGGGACAGATCCCAACAGGAATTTTGATGCTGGCTGGTGCA CTCTTGGGGCCTCAGATTACGCCTGTTCTTCCACATACTGTGGCTCTGCACCTGAATCTGAAAAGGAGACCAAGGCTTTGGCTGATTTTATTCGCGAACATCTTTCTACAATCAAGGCATACTTGACAATTCACTCCTATTCCCAGCTGCTACTGTTTCCTTATTCATACACTTACAAGTTGCCATCAAATTACCAGGAACTG AATTCCATAGCTAAAGCTGCTTCCAAAGAGCTGGCCAGTTTGTACAACACCGACTATACATATGGTCCAGGAGCAACAACAATCT ACCCTGCTGCAGGGGGCTCTGATGACTGGGCTTATGACCAAGGCATCAAGTACTCTTTCACTTTCGAGCTCCGGGACACCGGGAGATACGGTTTCCTTCTCCCTGAATCTCAGATAAAGCCAACCTGTGAAGAGACTTTCCTTGCTGTCAAATATATTGCCAACTATGTCCTTGAGCACTTGTATTAG